The Nitrosomonas sp. sh817 genome includes a window with the following:
- a CDS encoding TetR/AcrR family transcriptional regulator has product MKKSRLDLREAIVDTAVTIAERSNWESVRLFDAAAELDITLDDIRVHFREKEDLVDAWFDRADSRMLKAAETVEFLSLPPRERLQLLIMAWLDALAAHRKVTRQMIGGKLEPGHLHIQIPAILRVSRTVQWVREAAQRDATYVRRALEETALTTIYLATFAYWMQDDSENSQNTRDFLAHKLKYAESLDHWVYGNPRNETADNSGTDSESQTVGEFAEAHGSPAPTLSIVPEIRAKSG; this is encoded by the coding sequence ATGAAGAAAAGCAGACTTGATTTACGTGAAGCAATTGTTGATACGGCAGTCACCATCGCGGAACGCTCGAACTGGGAATCGGTTCGATTGTTCGATGCCGCGGCGGAACTCGATATTACGCTGGACGATATCCGCGTCCATTTCCGCGAAAAAGAGGACCTGGTCGATGCCTGGTTCGATCGCGCCGACAGCCGGATGCTTAAAGCCGCCGAAACTGTCGAATTTTTATCCCTGCCGCCACGCGAACGCTTGCAATTGCTCATCATGGCGTGGCTCGATGCGTTGGCCGCGCATCGCAAAGTTACGCGGCAAATGATCGGCGGTAAACTGGAACCTGGTCACTTGCATATTCAAATCCCCGCCATCCTGCGTGTCAGCCGCACTGTGCAATGGGTGCGCGAAGCCGCGCAACGTGACGCCACGTATGTGCGCCGCGCTCTGGAAGAAACCGCGCTGACGACGATCTACCTGGCGACGTTTGCTTACTGGATGCAGGATGATTCGGAGAATTCGCAAAACACCCGCGATTTCCTGGCGCACAAACTGAAATATGCCGAATCGCTCGATCACTGGGTATACGGAAATCCTCGCAATGAAACTGCGGACAACTCCGGTACCGATTCGGAATCTCAGACAGTTGGGGAATTTGCCGAAGCTCACGGTTCTCCGGCGCCAACATTATCCATCGTCCCGGAAATCCGCGCAAAATCCGGTTAA
- a CDS encoding FxDxF family PEP-CTERM protein, which translates to MKTRSLISSTLLLSASALFAVSAQATILTFDLDPSVGNYGDIPGAYGDNVNAASDAVGSYSMGNGYTPNITTEYRTWRISTDTVAYNNLDFWDFNYGDLVNVAFSVTSADHFAEITLVPEPGWAIRLNSFDLAGYAKIDHPDSQVRILDAASEAVLIDYSPVTVLGAGGTHSTFTPNLTFFGAISIRYGYNDWNIGIDNINFDQVTAVPEPETYAMLLAGLGLLGFMARRRTQNV; encoded by the coding sequence ATGAAAACCCGTTCGCTTATTTCAAGCACGTTATTGCTGAGCGCAAGCGCGTTATTCGCCGTTTCCGCGCAAGCGACCATTTTGACGTTCGATTTGGACCCGTCAGTAGGTAATTATGGTGATATCCCCGGTGCATACGGCGATAACGTCAATGCCGCCAGTGACGCGGTGGGATCCTATTCGATGGGTAACGGTTATACGCCGAATATCACCACCGAATACCGTACCTGGCGAATCAGCACCGATACAGTGGCCTACAACAATCTCGATTTCTGGGATTTCAATTACGGTGACTTGGTCAATGTGGCATTCAGTGTGACTAGCGCAGATCACTTTGCGGAAATTACCCTGGTGCCGGAACCGGGCTGGGCGATTCGCCTGAACAGTTTTGACTTGGCCGGTTACGCTAAAATCGATCACCCCGATTCACAAGTGCGCATTCTGGATGCCGCCAGCGAGGCTGTGCTGATCGATTATTCACCGGTAACGGTGCTGGGAGCAGGTGGAACACATAGCACGTTTACCCCCAACCTAACATTTTTCGGTGCGATCTCGATCCGCTACGGCTACAACGATTGGAACATCGGTATCGACAATATCAATTTCGATCAAGTTACTGCCGTTCCGGAACCGGAAACCTATGCCATGCTATTGGCCGGTTTGGGATTGCTGGGTTTCATGGCGCGCCGCAGGACCCAGAACGTTTAA
- a CDS encoding metal-dependent hydrolase: protein MDPLTHALSGALLARVASPTRPTAHPPHHALPLRWQIAAGFIAAAFPDIDLVLRLIDTLTYLNWHQGPTHSLVLLPVWAGLLAWSFSGLSRGRFGWQLFYQPACLGLTIHIAGDLITSYGLMLFAPFSTERYSLPLVFVIDPWFSLIIAAGLIASWRYPRRRIAAIAALLVLCGYVIFLFMLHQQAAAIAHRYAESQTISYSQIDVLPQPLSPFHWKIIIRNRETYHIADIDLSISTEKRQTDTWLLSKMTAAYRPVAENNWKIQQQFGSDPTRAPLLREAWLANAFTPFRAFAQFPVLEDSVDVQGQKFCAWFYDLRFKFPELPPSFRYGVCRENDQTDWQMARQRGVFYID from the coding sequence GTGGATCCGCTCACCCATGCACTGAGCGGTGCGCTGCTGGCGCGCGTTGCAAGCCCAACGCGGCCAACGGCGCATCCACCCCACCATGCATTGCCGTTACGCTGGCAAATTGCCGCCGGATTTATTGCCGCTGCTTTTCCCGATATTGATCTGGTTCTGCGGCTGATCGACACCCTCACCTATCTAAACTGGCATCAAGGTCCGACGCATTCGCTGGTATTGCTGCCGGTTTGGGCAGGACTGCTGGCATGGTCGTTTTCCGGACTCAGCCGCGGACGTTTCGGCTGGCAGTTGTTTTATCAACCCGCCTGTCTCGGTCTCACCATCCACATCGCCGGGGATTTGATCACATCGTATGGGCTGATGCTGTTCGCGCCGTTTTCGACTGAGCGTTATTCGCTGCCGCTGGTATTTGTCATCGATCCGTGGTTCAGTTTGATCATTGCCGCCGGTCTAATCGCTTCATGGCGCTATCCGCGGCGTAGAATCGCGGCTATCGCGGCATTGCTGGTGTTATGCGGTTATGTCATCTTCTTGTTCATGCTGCATCAGCAAGCCGCCGCCATCGCCCACCGCTACGCCGAGTCCCAAACCATTTCCTATTCGCAGATCGACGTGTTGCCGCAACCACTGTCGCCGTTTCACTGGAAAATCATCATCCGCAACCGGGAAACCTATCATATCGCCGATATCGATCTATCAATTTCCACTGAAAAACGGCAAACCGATACGTGGCTCCTGTCAAAAATGACCGCCGCCTACCGTCCGGTTGCGGAAAACAACTGGAAAATTCAGCAACAATTCGGCAGCGATCCCACCCGCGCCCCCCTGCTTCGCGAAGCCTGGCTGGCGAACGCTTTCACGCCGTTCCGCGCCTTCGCGCAGTTTCCGGTTTTAGAAGATTCCGTGGATGTGCAAGGGCAGAAATTTTGCGCCTGGTTTTACGACTTGCGCTTCAAATTCCCGGAATTGCCGCCATCATTTCGCTATGGTGTGTGTAGAGAAAACGATCAAACCGATTGGCAGATGGCACGGCAACGGGGGGTGTTTTACATTGATTGA